A portion of the Falsibacillus albus genome contains these proteins:
- the ilvN gene encoding acetolactate synthase small subunit → MKRIITATVQNRSGVLNRVTGLLQRRQFNIESISVGRTEMDGISKMTFVVEVEDSQKLEQLTKQLNKQIDVLKVSDITDKAIVARELALIKVVSTGKLRNEIQGIIDPFRASIIDVSKDSFTVQVTGRPEKIEALIDLLRPYGIKELARTGMTAFLRGQQPQVTEINSFSLLK, encoded by the coding sequence ATGAAAAGAATCATTACTGCAACAGTCCAGAATCGAAGTGGGGTATTGAACCGTGTGACCGGCCTCCTGCAGCGCAGGCAGTTCAATATTGAAAGCATTTCTGTCGGCCGTACAGAAATGGATGGCATATCAAAAATGACTTTCGTCGTAGAAGTGGAAGACAGTCAAAAACTAGAGCAGTTAACAAAACAATTAAACAAGCAAATTGATGTCCTGAAGGTATCGGATATCACGGACAAAGCCATTGTCGCCAGGGAACTTGCCTTGATCAAAGTGGTCAGTACCGGAAAACTCAGAAATGAAATACAAGGCATCATCGACCCCTTCCGTGCTTCCATCATTGATGTCAGTAAAGACAGCTTTACCGTTCAGGTAACAGGAAGGCCGGAAAAAATTGAGGCTCTGATCGATCTGCTCAGACCATATGGGATCAAGGAGCTGGCAAGAACGGGCATGACTGCATTCTTAAGGGGTCAGCAGCCGCAAGTGACTGAAATCAATTCATTTTCACTACTAAAATAA
- the ilvC gene encoding ketol-acid reductoisomerase, with protein MTKVLYHNDIQEEVLKSKKVAVIGYGSQGHAHALNLKESGFDVVVGLRKGKSWDKAVEDGVNVLPVDEAVAQSDLVMVLLPDEHQPKVFEESIKPNLQPGNALAFAHGFNIHFHQIVPPSYVDVFLVAPKGPGHLVRRTYTEGAGVPSLFGVHQDYTGKAKELALAYAKGIGAGRAGVLETSFQEETETDLFGEQAVLCGGLTSLVKAGFETLTEAGYQPEVAYFECLHELKLIVDLMYEGGLENMRYSISDTAQWGDFVSGPRVVNEETKARMKEILEDIQTGAFAKGWILENQANRPQFNAINTKENQHPIETVGRELRELMPFVKQPVKSKKDVVANVAR; from the coding sequence ATGACCAAGGTTCTTTATCACAATGACATTCAAGAAGAGGTATTGAAATCGAAAAAAGTTGCAGTGATCGGATATGGTTCACAAGGGCACGCACACGCTTTGAACTTAAAGGAAAGTGGATTTGATGTCGTCGTTGGATTAAGAAAAGGGAAATCATGGGATAAAGCCGTTGAAGATGGTGTGAATGTGCTTCCGGTGGATGAAGCCGTCGCCCAATCCGATTTAGTCATGGTGCTCCTCCCGGATGAACATCAGCCAAAAGTGTTCGAGGAAAGCATCAAACCGAATTTACAGCCTGGAAATGCACTTGCATTTGCACACGGCTTTAACATTCATTTTCATCAAATTGTCCCCCCTTCCTATGTCGATGTATTCCTGGTTGCCCCTAAAGGTCCGGGACACCTCGTACGCAGGACTTATACAGAAGGTGCAGGCGTCCCTTCTCTCTTCGGTGTCCATCAGGATTACACCGGAAAAGCCAAAGAACTTGCACTTGCCTATGCAAAAGGGATTGGCGCAGGCCGAGCAGGGGTTTTGGAAACATCCTTCCAGGAGGAAACCGAAACGGACCTTTTCGGTGAACAGGCAGTATTATGCGGCGGCTTGACTAGTCTTGTCAAAGCTGGTTTTGAAACGCTGACAGAGGCAGGTTATCAGCCCGAGGTCGCCTACTTTGAATGTCTCCATGAGTTAAAGCTGATTGTCGACCTTATGTATGAAGGTGGATTGGAAAACATGCGGTACTCGATTTCCGATACTGCCCAATGGGGTGATTTCGTTTCCGGCCCCCGAGTTGTCAACGAAGAAACGAAGGCAAGAATGAAAGAAATCCTAGAAGATATTCAAACAGGTGCATTTGCCAAAGGATGGATTTTGGAAAACCAGGCAAACCGCCCGCAATTCAATGCAATTAATACAAAAGAAAATCAACATCCGATTGAAACGGTTGGCCGGGAACTCCGCGAGTTGATGCCATTTGTGAAACAGCCTGTCAAATCGAAAAAGGATGTGGTCGCCAATGTCGCACGTTAG
- the ilvA gene encoding threonine ammonia-lyase, translated as MEFMAKSVHCTPVATSTTINKVTGKKVYLKMENQQKTGSFKVRGSSYKISRLSDQQAQNGVIAASAGNHAQGVALAAAKRGVKATIYMPEKTPEAKVLATRTYGAQTVLTGASFQDALLAAQDEQKRTNSTFIHPFDDPDIMAGQGTIAVEMLQQIPVLDSMIVPVGGGGLISGIAVAAKSIKPSIRIIGVQTKSADAMYHKFHRLGGIKKLDLPTLAEGIAVKTPGALTSDIICQYVDDMVTVSDHDIAAAILFMLERQKTLLEGAGAAALAALLVHGHRIKSRQCGVIASGGNIDLAKLPIIQALSKENHLSCLA; from the coding sequence ATGGAATTCATGGCAAAATCGGTCCATTGTACTCCAGTGGCGACATCAACCACCATCAATAAAGTGACGGGAAAAAAAGTTTATCTTAAGATGGAAAACCAACAGAAGACAGGCTCTTTTAAAGTTCGTGGTTCAAGCTATAAAATCTCCAGACTCTCAGATCAGCAGGCTCAAAATGGAGTCATAGCCGCTTCTGCGGGAAATCATGCCCAAGGAGTCGCGTTGGCAGCAGCGAAAAGAGGAGTGAAGGCGACGATCTATATGCCGGAAAAAACACCTGAAGCAAAAGTGCTGGCCACGAGAACCTATGGGGCTCAGACCGTTTTAACAGGCGCAAGTTTTCAGGATGCCCTGCTTGCTGCTCAAGATGAACAAAAAAGGACGAACAGTACCTTCATTCACCCTTTCGATGATCCAGATATAATGGCTGGTCAAGGTACGATAGCGGTTGAAATGTTGCAGCAAATACCTGTCCTGGACTCGATGATCGTTCCTGTCGGGGGCGGCGGGCTGATCAGCGGGATAGCGGTCGCCGCGAAATCCATAAAACCGAGCATCCGCATCATCGGCGTCCAAACGAAATCGGCCGACGCCATGTACCATAAGTTCCATCGCCTGGGTGGCATTAAAAAACTTGACCTTCCTACCCTTGCGGAAGGAATTGCAGTCAAAACCCCTGGGGCCTTGACTTCTGATATAATCTGTCAATATGTTGATGATATGGTGACTGTATCAGATCATGATATCGCTGCAGCCATTCTGTTTATGCTCGAACGGCAAAAAACCCTTCTGGAAGGGGCTGGTGCTGCTGCATTGGCTGCCCTGCTGGTGCATGGACATCGTATTAAATCCCGTCAATGCGGTGTTATTGCAAGTGGTGGAAATATTGATTTGGCAAAGCTTCCTATCATACAAGCTTTATCAAAAGAAAATCATCTATCCTGTTTAGCTTAA
- the leuB gene encoding 3-isopropylmalate dehydrogenase, with amino-acid sequence MEKQIVLLPGDGIGTEVIKSAKKVLEAIAEEYHHTFTFTVHAIGGSAIDSNGDPLPPSTVEACKKADAILLGAVGGPKWDQNPSHLRPEKGLLGIRKALDLYANLRPVKAFEKLLHASPLKADRVQGSDLLIVRELTGGLYFGTPSERRDDGKSVVDTLAYTRTEIERIVDKAFQCAQGRKKHLTSVDKANVLESSKLWREVVEQKKADYPEVEVEHLLVDAAAMKLITNPTHFDVIVTENMFGDIISDEASVLTGSLGMLPSASLREDGVGLYEPVHGSAPDIAGQGVANPIGMILSAAMMLRHSFSLNEEAEAIENAVQSVLDNGYHTPDLRMHNGQKAGTKEMTDLIVDHIKTASASTCIMSCYA; translated from the coding sequence ATGGAAAAACAAATTGTTTTACTGCCCGGTGATGGAATCGGAACAGAGGTCATTAAATCGGCAAAAAAAGTCCTTGAAGCCATTGCGGAGGAATATCATCATACATTCACTTTTACGGTACATGCGATCGGCGGATCTGCCATTGATTCAAACGGAGATCCACTCCCTCCTTCTACCGTTGAAGCATGTAAAAAAGCAGATGCAATTTTACTTGGGGCCGTCGGTGGACCGAAATGGGATCAAAACCCTTCCCATCTTCGCCCTGAAAAAGGACTTCTTGGTATTCGCAAGGCGCTTGATTTATATGCAAATCTAAGACCTGTCAAAGCATTCGAAAAACTTCTTCATGCTTCCCCCTTAAAAGCGGATAGAGTACAAGGTAGCGACTTGCTGATTGTTAGGGAGTTAACAGGCGGCCTCTATTTCGGCACCCCTAGCGAGAGACGGGATGACGGCAAATCGGTCGTCGATACATTGGCTTACACCCGTACAGAAATCGAAAGGATTGTTGATAAGGCATTTCAATGTGCGCAAGGAAGAAAAAAGCATCTTACCTCCGTTGACAAGGCAAATGTGTTGGAATCAAGCAAACTTTGGCGGGAAGTGGTAGAACAGAAAAAAGCGGACTACCCTGAAGTTGAAGTCGAACACCTTCTAGTAGATGCTGCAGCCATGAAGTTGATTACCAACCCTACACATTTTGATGTGATCGTCACAGAAAATATGTTCGGGGATATCATCAGCGATGAAGCTTCTGTCCTGACAGGATCACTTGGCATGCTTCCTTCAGCAAGCTTAAGGGAAGACGGCGTTGGCCTTTATGAACCAGTCCATGGATCTGCCCCGGACATTGCTGGTCAGGGTGTGGCCAATCCAATCGGGATGATCTTGTCGGCAGCCATGATGCTCCGTCATTCTTTCAGTTTGAATGAAGAAGCTGAAGCAATTGAAAACGCCGTGCAATCGGTGCTGGATAATGGCTACCATACACCGGACCTTCGAATGCACAATGGACAAAAAGCAGGTACGAAAGAAATGACGGACTTGATTGTCGATCATATCAAAACAGCGAGCGCTTCGACCTGCATCATGAGCTGCTACGCCTAA
- a CDS encoding LLM class flavin-dependent oxidoreductase, with protein sequence MSYNIEKKNLNNIPFSILDLSPIIKGGTPADSYKRTLDLAKHAEKLGFNRFWLAEHHNMPFIASSATSILIGHVAGATTKLRVGSGGIMLPNHAPLLIAEQFGTLESLYPGRIDLGLGRAPGTDQLTARALRRNIRNGGEDFPEQLQELRGYFDPSLFNEKNPVRAFPGQGLDIPIWLLGSSGFSAELAGQLGLPFSFASHFSPNNTLPALSIYRKSFKPSKVLDKPYVMLGVNIIAADTDEEAHFLATSLQQQFLNLIRHHEAPLQPPVENMDEIWTDYEKELLKQQLGASIIGSPETVQRKLQNFIEETQADEIMIISQIFDHEARLHSYDILAEIKSE encoded by the coding sequence ATGTCTTACAATATAGAAAAGAAAAATTTGAACAATATCCCTTTTTCGATACTTGACCTCTCGCCAATAATTAAAGGCGGTACTCCAGCAGATTCATATAAAAGGACCCTGGATTTGGCAAAACATGCAGAAAAACTTGGATTTAACCGCTTTTGGCTTGCGGAGCACCATAACATGCCGTTTATTGCCAGCTCCGCTACATCCATCTTGATCGGGCATGTCGCAGGAGCGACTACAAAACTTCGAGTAGGATCTGGCGGGATCATGCTTCCAAACCATGCTCCGCTCCTGATTGCTGAGCAATTTGGGACACTTGAATCCTTATATCCAGGAAGAATCGACCTGGGTCTCGGACGTGCACCGGGAACAGATCAATTGACTGCAAGAGCCTTAAGGAGAAACATAAGGAATGGGGGCGAGGATTTTCCTGAACAATTACAAGAGCTGAGAGGATACTTTGATCCCTCCCTATTCAACGAAAAAAATCCGGTACGTGCTTTTCCTGGACAGGGACTGGACATACCGATCTGGCTATTGGGCTCAAGTGGTTTCAGTGCTGAATTAGCTGGGCAGCTAGGACTGCCATTTTCGTTCGCCAGCCACTTTTCTCCTAACAATACGCTCCCGGCTCTGTCCATTTATCGGAAATCATTCAAACCTTCCAAAGTCCTGGATAAACCATATGTGATGCTCGGAGTCAATATTATTGCAGCAGATACCGATGAGGAAGCCCATTTCTTGGCAACCTCCCTTCAACAGCAATTTTTGAATTTAATCAGGCATCATGAAGCGCCTCTTCAGCCTCCTGTAGAGAACATGGATGAAATTTGGACCGATTATGAAAAGGAACTGTTGAAACAGCAATTAGGTGCATCCATTATCGGAAGTCCGGAGACGGTCCAACGGAAGCTGCAAAATTTCATTGAAGAAACACAGGCAGATGAAATCATGATTATTTCACAAATTTTCGATCATGAAGCGCGTTTGCATTCCTATGATATTCTTGCTGAGATTAAATCAGAGTGA
- the leuD gene encoding 3-isopropylmalate dehydratase small subunit, with protein MEPIRQHKGLVYPLNRANVDTDQIIPKQFLKRIERQGFGQFLFYHWRFDDDGNPRSDFSLNEKRYDQSSILIAGENFGCGSSREHAPWAIQDYGFKVVIATSFADIFYNNCVKNGILPIKLEEEQISELFSRSEKAGYELTVNLEKQEVFDSNGFYANFSLPSYQKEMLLNGWDEIAVTLSHESHIEKFEHNQPLGRVNTLGIA; from the coding sequence ATGGAACCGATTAGGCAGCACAAGGGACTCGTTTATCCCTTAAACAGAGCAAACGTCGATACCGACCAAATCATTCCGAAGCAATTCCTGAAGCGCATTGAACGCCAAGGTTTTGGACAATTTCTGTTTTACCATTGGCGATTTGATGATGACGGAAATCCGCGCTCCGACTTTTCCCTTAATGAAAAGCGGTATGACCAATCTTCCATTTTGATTGCAGGAGAGAATTTTGGATGCGGATCGTCCAGGGAACACGCACCGTGGGCCATTCAGGATTATGGTTTTAAAGTAGTCATAGCAACAAGTTTTGCCGACATTTTTTACAACAATTGTGTAAAAAATGGGATTCTTCCAATCAAATTGGAGGAAGAACAAATCAGTGAATTATTCAGCCGTTCTGAAAAAGCCGGATACGAATTGACGGTTAATCTTGAAAAACAGGAAGTTTTTGATTCCAATGGCTTTTATGCAAATTTTTCCCTCCCCTCCTATCAAAAAGAAATGCTGTTGAATGGTTGGGATGAAATTGCCGTTACACTTTCACATGAAAGCCATATTGAGAAATTCGAACACAATCAACCTTTAGGGAGAGTGAATACATTGGGAATTGCTTAA
- the ilvB gene encoding acetolactate synthase large subunit produces MKVEAKQAAHAAAAQRTGADLLIESLMNEEVDTIFGYPGGAVLPIYDAIFRSKAPFQHILSRHEQGSIHAAEGYARISGKPGVVIATSGPGATNLVTGIADAMMDSLPLVIFTGQVARSVIGTDAFQESDIMGITTPITKHNYQVQSIQDLPRIVKEAFHIASTGRPGPVVVDIPKDISAGFTEDENYDTEFYLPGYQPTTKPNPLQINKLADSLSKSKKPVILAGAGVLHGKSSEELKSFSTKHSLPVATTLLGLGSFPGISPLSLGMAGMHGTYAANMALHECDLLINIGARFDDRLTGNLKHFAPNAKVAHIDIDPAEIGKVVPTDIPIVADSKEALTQLCLQDAPSPQHEEWVSTLKAYKEDSPLWFNNPEQEMCPQWLIKAIHKITAGDAIITTDVGQHQMWAAQYYTFTNPHQWVTSGGLGTMGFGFPAAIGAQLAAPHKDVVAIVGDGGFQMTFQELSVLQERGLPVKVIIVNNGALGMVRQWQEEFYEKRYSESLLTVQPDFVKLAESYSIRGIKIETQEELVSTLPSVFAYKGPVVLDCRVLQQENVYPMIAPGKGLHEMIGVKP; encoded by the coding sequence TTGAAAGTAGAAGCAAAGCAAGCGGCCCACGCAGCCGCTGCCCAAAGGACAGGTGCAGATCTGCTGATTGAGTCATTGATGAATGAAGAGGTTGATACGATTTTTGGGTATCCGGGCGGAGCTGTTCTGCCAATCTATGATGCTATTTTTCGTTCAAAGGCCCCTTTTCAGCATATTCTTTCAAGGCATGAACAAGGTTCAATCCATGCAGCCGAAGGCTATGCAAGAATTTCAGGAAAGCCTGGAGTAGTGATTGCCACCTCAGGACCCGGAGCAACGAATCTAGTGACGGGAATCGCCGATGCGATGATGGACTCCCTTCCCCTCGTCATCTTTACAGGTCAAGTGGCGCGAAGTGTCATCGGCACCGATGCTTTTCAAGAATCGGATATCATGGGAATCACCACTCCCATCACGAAACACAATTATCAAGTCCAATCCATACAAGACTTGCCAAGGATTGTGAAAGAAGCATTCCATATTGCATCAACCGGTCGTCCAGGGCCAGTTGTCGTCGATATTCCAAAGGACATTTCTGCAGGATTTACTGAAGATGAAAACTATGATACTGAATTTTATTTACCAGGCTACCAGCCTACAACAAAACCGAATCCATTGCAGATTAATAAATTGGCAGACAGCCTTTCCAAGTCGAAGAAACCGGTCATATTAGCTGGCGCTGGAGTGCTGCATGGAAAATCGTCAGAAGAGTTGAAAAGTTTTTCAACCAAACATTCCTTGCCTGTTGCAACGACTTTGTTGGGATTGGGATCTTTTCCTGGCATCTCTCCCCTCTCTCTCGGGATGGCAGGCATGCACGGAACATACGCTGCCAATATGGCCCTGCACGAGTGTGACTTGCTGATAAATATCGGGGCACGCTTTGATGACAGGCTCACTGGGAATCTGAAGCATTTCGCACCAAACGCCAAGGTAGCCCATATTGACATCGATCCTGCTGAAATCGGCAAAGTCGTCCCAACCGACATTCCGATTGTCGCGGATTCGAAGGAAGCATTGACGCAGCTCTGTTTGCAGGATGCCCCTTCCCCACAGCATGAAGAGTGGGTATCGACATTAAAGGCTTATAAAGAAGATTCACCACTGTGGTTCAACAATCCGGAACAAGAAATGTGTCCTCAGTGGCTTATCAAGGCAATCCATAAAATAACTGCAGGCGATGCCATCATCACGACCGATGTCGGACAGCATCAAATGTGGGCTGCACAATATTACACGTTCACAAATCCTCATCAATGGGTCACTTCAGGCGGCCTGGGAACGATGGGATTCGGATTTCCTGCAGCGATCGGCGCCCAGCTGGCTGCCCCCCATAAAGATGTTGTAGCCATCGTGGGAGACGGCGGCTTTCAGATGACCTTCCAAGAGCTTTCCGTTCTTCAAGAACGGGGATTGCCAGTTAAGGTCATCATTGTCAATAACGGGGCACTTGGGATGGTTCGCCAATGGCAGGAAGAGTTTTATGAAAAGCGCTATTCTGAATCACTGCTAACTGTACAGCCCGATTTTGTGAAATTGGCTGAGAGCTATTCCATTCGTGGTATTAAAATTGAAACACAGGAAGAACTTGTCTCCACCCTTCCAAGCGTATTCGCCTATAAAGGACCAGTGGTGCTGGATTGCCGGGTATTGCAGCAGGAAAATGTCTACCCCATGATCGCCCCGGGCAAAGGCCTTCATGAAATGATCGGAGTGAAACCATGA
- the leuC gene encoding 3-isopropylmalate dehydratase large subunit: MPQPKTIIEKIWEQHVVHQEDGKPDLLYIDLQLIHEVTSPQAFEGLRIKNRKVRRPDRTFATMDHNVPTRNREELKDPVSKKQMETLKQNCEEFGIPLADMHHPDNGIVHVIGPELGLTQPGCTIVCGDSHTSTHGAFGALAFGIGTSEVEHVLATQTLWQDKPKTLNVKVNGNLGKGVTAKDLILAIIAKFGVRFGTGYVVEYTGEAIRNLTMEERMTVCNMSIEAGARAGLISPDETTFQYLKGRRHAPKGDAFDEAAAQWASLATDIGAKYDLTVEIDGESVEPQVTWGTNPGMCIPISASIPSPVGQEKNKQEEIERALQYMGLKAGSPIDSVKIDHVFIGSCTNSRLSDLEKAAAIVKGKKVHPSVTALVVPGSYSVKAQAESKGLHVIFQEAGFEWREAGCSMCLAMNDDLIPPGERCASTSNRNFEGRQGNGARTHLVSPEMAAAAAIAGHFVDVRAYSTTSLQSEEVVQ; encoded by the coding sequence TTGCCGCAGCCAAAAACAATCATTGAGAAAATTTGGGAACAACATGTTGTACATCAAGAAGATGGAAAACCTGACTTATTATATATTGACCTCCAGTTGATCCATGAGGTCACCTCCCCTCAAGCATTTGAGGGGCTGCGAATTAAGAACAGAAAAGTCCGCAGGCCGGATCGGACATTTGCTACGATGGACCATAATGTCCCGACCAGAAACCGTGAAGAACTTAAAGACCCAGTATCAAAAAAACAAATGGAGACCTTGAAGCAAAATTGTGAAGAATTCGGCATCCCACTCGCTGACATGCATCATCCTGATAATGGAATCGTTCATGTCATCGGACCTGAACTCGGATTGACTCAGCCAGGATGTACGATCGTCTGTGGTGATAGCCATACTTCAACCCATGGTGCGTTCGGGGCTCTTGCTTTCGGAATCGGAACAAGCGAAGTGGAACATGTCCTTGCCACACAGACATTATGGCAGGATAAACCGAAAACATTGAATGTAAAAGTAAACGGAAATCTTGGTAAAGGTGTGACCGCTAAGGATTTAATCCTTGCCATCATTGCCAAATTCGGGGTTCGTTTCGGCACAGGTTACGTCGTGGAATATACAGGGGAAGCAATTAGAAACCTTACGATGGAAGAACGAATGACCGTCTGCAATATGTCCATCGAAGCTGGGGCAAGAGCCGGGTTGATTTCCCCTGATGAAACCACCTTTCAGTATTTAAAAGGAAGACGTCATGCCCCAAAAGGAGATGCATTTGATGAGGCAGCTGCACAATGGGCATCACTCGCTACCGATATCGGCGCCAAATATGATCTAACTGTGGAGATTGATGGAGAGTCTGTCGAGCCGCAAGTAACCTGGGGCACCAACCCCGGTATGTGCATCCCGATCAGTGCATCGATTCCGAGTCCCGTAGGGCAGGAAAAAAATAAGCAGGAAGAAATCGAGCGCGCCCTTCAATATATGGGACTGAAAGCCGGATCACCGATCGACAGCGTTAAAATTGATCATGTGTTCATTGGGTCATGTACAAATTCAAGGCTAAGCGACTTGGAAAAAGCAGCTGCAATCGTGAAAGGCAAAAAGGTTCATCCATCTGTCACAGCGCTTGTCGTGCCTGGTTCTTACAGTGTTAAAGCCCAAGCTGAATCAAAAGGCTTGCACGTCATCTTTCAAGAAGCTGGTTTTGAATGGCGCGAAGCTGGTTGCAGCATGTGTTTGGCGATGAACGATGATTTGATTCCACCCGGAGAAAGATGTGCTTCGACATCGAATCGAAATTTTGAAGGACGGCAAGGAAACGGAGCCCGTACACATCTAGTAAGTCCTGAAATGGCAGCCGCTGCAGCCATCGCTGGGCATTTCGTGGACGTAAGAGCGTATTCAACCACAAGTCTTCAATCAGAGGAGGTCGTTCAATAA
- a CDS encoding 2-isopropylmalate synthase — MSHVSVFDTTLRDGEQSPGVNLNQLEKLEIAKQLERFGVDIMEAGFPASSHGDFLAVQRIAQTIKNASVTGLARATKSDIDIAWEALKDAKEPRLHIFLATSPIHMTHKLKKTPEQVIQLAVEMISYAKSKFPYVEWSAEDASRSDLDFLATIVEKAIDAGANVINLPDTVGYATPKGYGNLFKYVKENVPNIEKAVLSAHCHNDLGMAVANTIAAVENGATQIEGTINGIGERAGNASLEELAVAFHIRQDHFPYSTNLTLNEIKRTSDLVSKLTGMNVPGNKAVVGRNAFAHESGIHQDGVLKHASTYEIMTPELVGIHSNQLVLGKHSGRHAFKNKVEALGYQLSKEKLADAFAAYKKLTDRKKEVTDDDLFTILTEIQTTAENVKTYELKAFQVQYGSSNLPTATVALLTPEGKRIETACTGKGSIESLYNTLEALIEEKIHITEYQLNSIGQGRDALAHAHVKMTVNDTPVSGRGSAQDVLEASAKAFLNAVNRVFYVRSKTSAAAHM, encoded by the coding sequence ATGTCGCACGTTAGCGTATTCGATACAACGCTAAGAGACGGTGAACAATCGCCAGGGGTCAATTTGAATCAATTGGAGAAGTTGGAAATAGCCAAACAGCTTGAACGTTTTGGCGTCGATATTATGGAGGCGGGCTTCCCGGCCTCCTCCCATGGAGATTTCCTGGCAGTTCAGCGCATTGCACAAACAATCAAGAATGCATCGGTCACTGGATTGGCCAGAGCGACAAAGTCCGATATTGACATTGCCTGGGAGGCTTTAAAGGATGCCAAGGAGCCAAGGCTTCATATCTTTCTTGCCACCTCCCCCATCCATATGACTCACAAATTGAAAAAGACGCCGGAACAAGTCATTCAGCTGGCTGTAGAGATGATTTCTTATGCCAAATCGAAATTTCCATATGTGGAATGGTCTGCCGAAGATGCATCAAGATCCGATTTGGATTTCCTTGCAACGATTGTTGAAAAAGCGATTGATGCCGGAGCAAATGTCATTAACCTGCCTGATACGGTCGGGTATGCAACACCAAAAGGATATGGAAATCTATTCAAATATGTAAAAGAAAATGTACCCAACATCGAAAAGGCTGTCCTCTCAGCTCATTGCCACAATGATTTGGGCATGGCGGTGGCAAATACCATTGCTGCAGTGGAGAATGGCGCCACTCAAATCGAGGGCACAATCAATGGGATTGGCGAGCGTGCAGGGAACGCTTCTTTGGAAGAGTTAGCTGTAGCCTTCCATATTCGCCAGGATCATTTTCCTTATTCAACAAACCTTACATTAAACGAAATAAAGCGAACCAGTGATCTAGTCAGTAAACTGACGGGTATGAATGTTCCAGGCAATAAAGCAGTCGTCGGCCGGAATGCCTTTGCTCATGAATCAGGCATCCACCAAGATGGTGTTCTAAAGCATGCATCCACATACGAAATCATGACGCCAGAACTGGTAGGCATCCATTCAAATCAGCTTGTCCTCGGTAAACACTCTGGACGGCACGCTTTCAAAAACAAAGTCGAAGCCCTTGGCTATCAATTATCAAAGGAGAAACTGGCAGATGCGTTTGCTGCCTATAAAAAGCTGACCGACCGAAAAAAAGAAGTTACGGATGATGACCTTTTCACGATATTGACCGAAATTCAAACGACGGCTGAAAATGTAAAAACCTATGAACTAAAAGCCTTTCAGGTACAATATGGGTCCTCCAACCTTCCTACAGCCACAGTCGCACTATTGACACCTGAAGGAAAACGGATTGAAACGGCTTGTACAGGTAAAGGAAGCATTGAATCGCTCTACAACACATTGGAAGCATTGATCGAAGAAAAAATCCATATTACCGAATATCAATTGAATTCAATCGGCCAAGGTAGAGATGCCCTTGCCCATGCACACGTCAAAATGACGGTCAATGACACTCCAGTCAGCGGCCGCGGTTCAGCCCAGGATGTATTGGAAGCATCTGCGAAAGCGTTTCTGAATGCAGTCAACAGAGTGTTTTATGTTCGTTCCAAAACTTCAGCTGCCGCCCATATGTAA
- a CDS encoding cell wall hydrolase encodes MAVVKANESDIALLARLLRAEAEGEGKKGMLLVGNVGINRIRANCSDFKGLRTIPQMIYQPHAFEAVQKGYFYQRARETEKKLARRSVKGERYWPGKFSLWYFRPPGNCPSTWYDQPYVGRYKLHCFYEPTAKTCENVYNTF; translated from the coding sequence ATGGCAGTTGTCAAAGCCAATGAGTCCGATATCGCTCTTTTAGCGAGGCTTCTCAGGGCAGAAGCTGAAGGAGAAGGGAAAAAAGGCATGCTCCTTGTAGGGAATGTCGGAATTAACAGGATTAGAGCCAATTGCTCAGACTTTAAAGGGCTGAGGACTATTCCGCAGATGATATACCAGCCACATGCCTTTGAAGCCGTTCAGAAGGGTTATTTCTATCAGAGGGCAAGGGAGACAGAAAAAAAATTGGCGAGGAGATCTGTGAAAGGGGAAAGGTACTGGCCAGGGAAATTCAGTTTATGGTATTTCAGGCCGCCGGGAAATTGTCCTTCCACTTGGTACGATCAGCCATACGTGGGCAGATATAAGCTCCATTGTTTTTATGAACCTACTGCTAAGACATGCGAAAATGTTTACAATACGTTTTAG